The sequence GTTTTATGCTCAAAGGAATTTAAGGATGATGGATCAGGATTATATGATGTTATTGATGGACAACAAAGATTAACTTCAATAATAATGTTAATTGCTACAATGAGAGATCTAGTAGAAAATAAAGAATATAAAAAGGTTTTATCTTCTTTAATTTATCAAAAGCCTAACGACTTAATGGGAGTAAAGGAAAGTATACGTGTAAAAGTTAGAGGCAAGGAACTAGACTTTTTTAAAGAGTACATATTATCAGAAGGTGGAACGGCTAATATTTTAGAAGTGGACAATTCTGAACTTGAAGATGCAAAAATAAATATGCTTACAGCAGTGAAAGTATTTAGATCTAGATTTTTTGATGAAAATGAAGAATTATTATTTGATAAATTAAATAAATTTATAAGATATTTACTTCAAAAAGTAATACTAGTAGTAATAACTACAGATTCATTTGCTTCAGCATTTAGATTATTTAATGTTATAAATGCTAGAGGATTACCACTTACCAATGCAGATTTATTAAAAAGTGAAAATTTAAGAGTTATAGATGAAAAAGTAAGAATTAAGTATACAGATATATGGGAAACAGATGAAGGTGAGCTTGGAAAAGAAGATATGGAAATGCTTATTAGCTTTATGAGGACTATGAAGCTTAATAGAAAAGCAAATTCAACTGTATATGAAGAATTTAACAAAAAAATATTTGTTGCTGAGCCAGAGTATAGAGGTGAAAAATTCATAGAGCATCTTCACAGTATTAAAGAAATATATATTCAATACATATTGGAAGGCAAGATTAGCGTAGAAAATAAGGAAGATGAAATATACTATAAAAATTTAATAACAGTTATGAAGGATTTCTTATCTTTTGATGAATGGATAACAGCTGTAATTAAGTTTATTGAGAAGTATAAAGAAGATAAATTAGTACTAGACTTTGTTAAAGCACTTGAAAAGAGAATTGTGATAGATTGGGTAAATGGAAATTCATTTGCTGATAGACTGGCGAGAATTTATAGAATTCTTGAGACTATAGATAAATGTGAAAAAGGAACTGATGTAATTAAATCAGATGTATTTATAGGGGATATAGAAAGAACTTCAAGCTATTTTGCAAATTCTTTAGATGATATAGAATTCTATAGTAAGGGCAGAATGATGATTCCTAAGTATATATTAATTAGATTAGACATGGAACTTAGAAAGAAAGAAAACTTACAATATAGTAATAAGGTTATGCTAGAGCATATCTTACCTAGAAATGCCAAAGAAGCTTATTGGACAGCTAATTTTACAGTGGAGCAAAGAAGAAATTGGGCTAATAAATTAGGTAATCTAGTAATTATTACAGGTGCAAAGAACAGCAAAATTAATAACAAGGCTTTTGCTGAAAAGATAGAAAATTACATTTCAAAGAAAAGTGAGTTTGCAATTACAGATGAAATTAAAGTACTAAAGGATTGGAATATGCAAGCTATAAAAGATAGGCAAGAATCTTTAGTTGAAAGATGTAAAGAGTTATTTACTAAGTTTTAATTTAAATTGTATTGTAGAGCTGAAAATAGTCAGCTCTATTTCTTTTACAAATGCAGCTGAAATGGTATTTGAGCTAAACTATTAAAATATAATTAGTTCTATATTAAATTGGTTTGAAGAATTATTAGGATTAAGAACAAAAAGTTCACAGAATACTTGCGAATAAATAGTGATAAACTAGATTTATTTAGGTAAATAGATATGGTATAATTTAATAAAAAATAAGAGTTTCTTTGCAATATAAAATGAGAGATGGTGAGATTAGATGCAAAAAGATATAAATATTAGAACAATTGAAAATGGGGAAGAATACTTAGTGGGAGAGCTAATTGTAGATTGTTTTAATAAGTATATTGCTACTGACTATTCAACAGAAGGAATAAAAGAGTTTTTAAAATATGTTGATGGCAACAGAATAAGGGAGAGAGTATCTAACAATTATTTTATGTTGATTGCAATGAATAGAGATAGAATTGTCGGAACTATAGAAGTAAAAGATTTTAATCACATTTCTCTTCTGTTTGCAGGAGATGGATACAAAAAAATTGGTATAGCGCATAAGCTTATAGATGAGGCCATACTTAAATGCCAATATTATAACAAAGGAATTCAGTGTATTTCTGCGAATTCTGCTCCGTGTTCAATTAAGTTCTATAATGATTTAGGATTTAATTCAGTGGAGGAAGAAAAAACGGTTCATGGCATAAGATTTACATTAATGGAACTAGAGGTAAAGTAGCTCTATTAAAATAATATAATAATTTAATGAATAGTACTGCTTTTCACGCATCTATACTTAATCTATATTAATATATTTTGTAAAAATAGATAGTTTGGGGGATGGTTATTATCAATATTTTTTTAGCACGGCAGGCTATATATGATAGATCACAAAATATAATTGCATATGAGATGTTATTTAGAAATTCTGACATAAATCAATTTGATTTAATTTCAAATGAATATAATGAGGATGATGCAACCCTAAAACTTATATCAAACTGCTCAACTATAGGTTTTAGAGAATT comes from Clostridium sp. TW13 and encodes:
- a CDS encoding GNAT family N-acetyltransferase; this encodes MQKDINIRTIENGEEYLVGELIVDCFNKYIATDYSTEGIKEFLKYVDGNRIRERVSNNYFMLIAMNRDRIVGTIEVKDFNHISLLFAGDGYKKIGIAHKLIDEAILKCQYYNKGIQCISANSAPCSIKFYNDLGFNSVEEEKTVHGIRFTLMELEVK
- a CDS encoding DUF262 domain-containing protein, whose product is MFTEKIKAKEYYVKDLFSDKFLFEIPDYQRAYSWTRENLNQLIDDIEDSIENNKDQYGEKFENYEPYFIGSIVLCSKEFKDDGSGLYDVIDGQQRLTSIIMLIATMRDLVENKEYKKVLSSLIYQKPNDLMGVKESIRVKVRGKELDFFKEYILSEGGTANILEVDNSELEDAKINMLTAVKVFRSRFFDENEELLFDKLNKFIRYLLQKVILVVITTDSFASAFRLFNVINARGLPLTNADLLKSENLRVIDEKVRIKYTDIWETDEGELGKEDMEMLISFMRTMKLNRKANSTVYEEFNKKIFVAEPEYRGEKFIEHLHSIKEIYIQYILEGKISVENKEDEIYYKNLITVMKDFLSFDEWITAVIKFIEKYKEDKLVLDFVKALEKRIVIDWVNGNSFADRLARIYRILETIDKCEKGTDVIKSDVFIGDIERTSSYFANSLDDIEFYSKGRMMIPKYILIRLDMELRKKENLQYSNKVMLEHILPRNAKEAYWTANFTVEQRRNWANKLGNLVIITGAKNSKINNKAFAEKIENYISKKSEFAITDEIKVLKDWNMQAIKDRQESLVERCKELFTKF